The following proteins come from a genomic window of Miscanthus floridulus cultivar M001 chromosome 2, ASM1932011v1, whole genome shotgun sequence:
- the LOC136539659 gene encoding 3-ketoacyl-CoA synthase 12-like, translated as MQLIALLLLLPLLVVAAYLTAAAASGRRRSRCYLLDYVCYKPPDDRKVSTEMLSAAMDRSERLSVPLRRFLLRVVLRSGLGEHTYAPRTVIAGREHSPTHQDCLHEMDAFFHGAVAELFARQSGLGPRDVDVLVVNVSTFHPAPSLASRIVRAHGMRHDVAAYNLSGMGCAAVLVAVDLARSTMHARSRSQSPRRPTLALVVSAECITPNWYAGVDRSMMLGHCLFRCGGSAVLLTTDPALRGRAKMELRVLERATVAAADDAYSAIVQREDGDGLVGISLSKSLPKVAVRAFAANMTRLAPRILPVRELARFAAVVACQKLLRRGSSSKVNFKAGADHFCLHPGGVAVIDAVKRDMGLEERDVEPSRMTLHRWGNTSTSSVWYVLSYMEAKGRLKVGDRVLMVTFGSGFKCNSCVWEVTGDMADKGAWADCIDSYPPESLANPFLGKYAWMNGGDQADDAPSVGSHAS; from the coding sequence ATGCAGCTCATCGCTTTGCTCCTGCTGTTGCCACTCCTCGTGGTGGCCGCCTACCTGACCGCGGCGGCAGCCTCCGGTCGCCGGCGCTCGCGGTGCTACCTCCTGGACTACGTCTGCTACAAGCCGCCGGACGACCGCAAGGTGTCCACGGAGATGCTGAGCGCCGCGATGGACCGCAGCGAGCGGCTCAGCGTGCCCCTCCGCCGCTTCCTCCTCCGCGTCGTCCTCCGCTCGGGCCTCGGCGAGCACACCTACGCCCCGCGCACCGTCATCGCCGGCCGCGAGCACAGCCCCACCCACCAGGACTGCCTCCACGAGATGGACGCCTTCTTCCACGGCGCCGTGGCGGAGCTGTTCGCCAGGCAGTCGGGCCTCGGCCCCCGCGACGTCGACGTCCTGGTCGTCAACGTCAGCACGTTCCACCCGGCGCCGTCGCTCGCGTCCCGGATCGTGCGCGCGCACGGCATGCGCCACGACGTCGCGGCCTACAACCTCTCCGGGATGGGCtgcgccgccgtgctcgtcgcCGTGGACCTCGCCCGGAGCACCATGCACGCGCGGTCCAGGTCCCAGTCCCCGAGGCGCCCGACGCTTGCGCTCGTCGTCTCCGCGGAGTGCATCACGCCCAACTGGTACGCGGGCGTCGACAGGTCCATGATGCTGGGCCACTGCCTCTTCCGCTGTGGCGGCTCGGCCGTGCTGCTCACCACCGACCCGGCGCTCCGCGGGCGCGCCAAGATGGAGCTCCGCGTCCTGGAGcgcgccaccgtcgccgccgccgacgacgcgTACTCGGCCATCGTGCAGCGCGAGGACGGGGACGGCCTCGTCGGCATCAGCCTCAGCAAGTCGCTCCCGAAGGTCGCCGTCCGAGCCTTCGCCGCCAACATGACGCGCCTCGCGCCGCGCATCCTCCCCGTCAGGGAGCTCGCCCGGTTCGCGGCCGTCGTGGCATGCCAAAAGCTGCTGCGCCGCGGTAGCAGCTCTAAGGTCAACTTCAAGGCCGGGGCCGACCACTTCTGCCTCCACCCCGGCGGCGTCGCGGTGATCGACGCGGTGAAGCGGGACATGGGGCTGGAAGAGCGCGACGTGGAGCCGTCGAGGATGACGCTGCACAGGTGGGGGAACACGTCGACGAGCAGCGTCTGGTACGTGCTGTCCTACATGGAGGCCAAGGGGAGGCTCAAGGTCGGGGACAGGGTGCTCATGGTCACCTTCGGGTCGGGGTTCAAGTGCAACAGCTGCGTCTGGGAGGTCACCGGCGACATGGCCGACAAGGGTGCCTGGGCCGACTGCATCGACAGCTACCCGCCGGAGAGCCTGGCCAACCCGTTCCTGGGCAAGTACGCCTGGATGAACGGAGGAGACCAGGCCGACGATGCCCCGTCGGTCGGTTCACATGCCAGCTGA
- the LOC136529844 gene encoding uncharacterized protein: protein MSSYPVINNRPIDQWRVTDLKDELRKRKLPVKGLKEELVRRLFDSIQSEREAEEADEDVGVNVDDQLPDANASEENTVTFTEVHQETAVHVTKQVEVPTTKVGQESAISPTRGAPSVDVEEASTAKGEVPESFAGVNLTFEEVQVHTESTNEPVHEKTTDIDTNEAVIFNDAIDVNSDLTPAEVKFGATEASKIEEQDFPPAPVDALTSDAAGPMDTDVVTAATSDAGPMDTDVVTAAPVSDDGEKLAPKDDLGNKVSMYDEEHNNSDTMNEDRKPIESKPNNQIPEVSPDLGSQIKCESISSDNLSTNKKNNIEDNLNANNFDLELEIQPKMVEPSSGITSLGGDLQPLDDDKELVKNQTSLEDLDSTANVDSYKKDSPEGDSLEKLNLDRSSGDESMEEDVAEIKQVESNMKSYDLGGKNELNSEDVKEVILPDSVVEPSKEVIAEEKSAASAEKRKLEAEEGVANTEPIKRQRRWTADVAKVPERQTLSQTGPETPKDIFQPAFKRSFGRSDSTASVDSPKERIVPPSEKPATTSLRIDRFVRPFTLKAVQELLGKTGTVQDFWMDHIKTHCYVTFSSVDEAVATRDTVYNLQWPPNNGNKLVAEFVDPQEVKLKVDPPPPPAAPISPAAATRAPPVQQTQANQSVPRQAATPKEQLPPPPPLSKPPIADPAALAKERLPPTPKEPEPPVVTLDDLFKKTQSSPRIYYLPLSEEEVAAKLAAQGKGKKE, encoded by the exons ATGTCATCGTATCCTGTGATAAACAACCGACCAATCGATCAGTGGAGAGTTACTGATCTGAAGGATGAGCTCCGTAAAAGGAAGCTTCctgttaaaggcttgaaagaggAACTCGTTAGGCGACTCTTTGACTCCATTCAGAGTGAAAGAGAAGCTGAAGAAGCTGATGAGGATGTGGGAGTGAATGTGGATGATCAGTTACCTGATGCCAATGCTAGTGAGGAAAATACAGTTACCTTTACAGAAGTTCATCAGGAAACTGCGGTTCATGTCACTAAGCAAGTTGAAGTTCCTACAACCAAAGTTGGTCAGGAATCCGCTATTTCTCCCACTAGAGGGGCCCCCAGTGTTGATGTTGAAGAGGCCTCAACAGCCAAAGGAGAAGTACCTGAATCATTTGCTGGAGTAAATTTGACATTTGAAGAAGTGCAAGTGCATACTGAAAGTACTAATGAGCCTGTTCATGAGAAGACCACAGACATTGACACCAATGAGGCAGTCATTTTCAATGATGCAATCGATGTGAATTCAGACTTGACCCCTGCTGAAGTCAAGTTTGGTGCTACGGAAGCAAGCAAAATTGAAGAACAGGATTTTCCCCCAGCACCTGTAGATGCCTTAACTTCAGATGCTGCTGGTCCTATGGATACTGATGTTGTCACAGCTGCAACTTCTGATGCTGGTCCTATGGATACTGATGTTGTCACAGCTGCACCAGTGAGCGACGATGGGGAGAAACTGGCACCTAAGGATGATTTGGGTAACAAGGTGTCAATGTATGATGAAGAGCACAATAATTCTGATACCATGAACGAGGACCGCAAGCCCATCGAATCAAAACCAAATAATCAGATACCTGAGGTTAGTCCAGATTTAGGGTCTCAAATTAAGTGTGAGTCGATTTCTAGTGATAATCTATCAACTAACAAAAAGAATAATATAGAAGATAATTTAAATGCTAATAACTTTGATTTAGAACTAGAGATTCAGCCGAAGATGGTCGAACCATCATCCGGCATTACTTCATTAGGTGGAGATTTGCAGCCACTGGATGATGACAAAGAGCTGGTTAAGAACCAGACATCTTTGGAGGACTTAGATTCCACAGCTAATGTGGACTCATACAAGAAAGATAGTCCTGAAGGTGATTCTCTAGAGAAATTAAATCTAGACAGGAGTTCAGGTGATGAGTCAATGGAGGAGGATGTTGCGGAAATTAAACAAGTTGAGTCCAATATGAAATCTTATGATCTCGGAGGAAAGAATGAACTTAACTCAGAAGATGTGAAAGAGGTGATCCTCCCTGATTCTGTTGTTGAGCCTTCCAAGGAGGTTATAGCTGAAGAAAAGTCAGCAGCTTCAGCAGAAAAGAGGAAACTTGAAG CTGAAGAAGGTGTTGCAAACACTGAACCAATCAAGCGACAACGTCGGTGGACTGCAGACGTCGCCAAAGTTCCAGAGAGACAAACATTGAGTCAAACTGGTCCTGAAACTCCTAAGGATATTTTTCAGCCTGCTTTCAAACGATCTTTTGGGAGGTCTGATTCAACAGCCAGTGTAGATTCTCCTAAGGAGCGGATTG TACCACCTTCTGAGAAACCTGCCACAACTTCTTTGAGAATTGACCGATTTGTACGCCCATTTACCCTGAAAGCTGTGCAGGAGCTTCTTGGTAAAACTGGAACTGTACAAGACTTCTGGATGGACCATATCAAGACTCATTGCTATGTTACA TTTTCTTCGGTGGATGAAGCTGTGGCTACTAGGGATACTGTTTACAACCTACAGTGGCCCCCAAACAATGGCAATAAGTTGGTTGCTGAATTTGTTGATCCTCAGGAAGTGAAGCTCAAGGTTGACCCCCCTCCCCCGCCAGCTGCTCCTATTAGCCCAGCTGCTGCCACAAGGGCACCTCCTGTTCAACAGACGCAGGCTAATCAAAGTGTGCCGCGCCAGGCTGCTACACCAAAAGAGCAactgccacctccacctcccctTTCTAAGCCCCCTATCGCTGACCCTGCAGCATTAGCGAAAGAGAGGCTTCCGCCCACTCCAAAGGAGCCAGAGCCTCCTGTTGTGACACTTGATGATCTCTTCAAGAAGACACAGTCCTCTCCGAGGATCTATTATCTGCCTTTATCAGAAGAGGAGGTGGCTGCCAAGCTCGCTGCACAGGGCAAAGGAAAAAAGGAATAG